A genome region from Coffea arabica cultivar ET-39 chromosome 7e, Coffea Arabica ET-39 HiFi, whole genome shotgun sequence includes the following:
- the LOC113722814 gene encoding GDSL esterase/lipase At3g27950-like: MEFRKLILMLNILGLMANGEIGGARDVDRVDRQEIKSCKFPALYNFGDSNSDTGGRSASLDMVAPPNGETFFKAPSGRFCDGRLIIDFMAEELGLPYLSAYLDSIGSNFRHGANFATGGSSIRPGGYSPFHLQLQIGQFLQFKSRTTLLYKQLSDNNHSAKSPPLQSRLPRPQDFSDALYTFDIGQNDLAYGFEHTSEAETRESIPSMLDKLGEAIHQLYKAGARNFWVHNTGPIGCLPYSVIYYLPKPRNLDGKGCVEPQNKVAQEFNEQLRRKVLQLRAQLPAAALTYVDMYSAKYSLISNAKKLGFEDPSQFCCGSYYGYHIGCGEKAIVNGTVYGNPCPNPSEHISWDGIHYSEAANALLAKTVLDGSLADPKVSVGEACHSSMT, from the exons ATGGAGTTTAGGAAGCTAATCTTGATGCTGAATATTTTGGGATTAATGGCCAATGGAGAAATTGGCGGTGCAAGAGATGTTGATAGAGTTGACCGGCAAGAGATAAAAAGTTGCAAGTTCCCAGCATTATACAACTTCGGCGACTCAAATTCTGACACAGGAGGACGGTCTGCGTCCCTGGACATGGTGGCTCCGCCTAATGGTGAAACTTTCTTCAAAGCACCTTCAGGCAGGTTCTGTGACGGTCGCCTCATAATAGACTTCATGG CCGAAGAATTGGGCTTGCCATACTTGAGTGCATATCTCGACTCGATTGGTTCAAATTTTCGACACGGTGCAAATTTTGCAACGGGAGGCTCATCCATCCGTCCTGGTGGCTATAGCCCGTTTCACCTGCAACTCCAAATCGGTCAATTTTTACAGTTCAAATCTCGAACCACTTTGCTCTATAAGCAACTCAGTGACAACA ATCATTCAGCAAAAAGCCCACCTCTCCAGAGCAGACTTCCTAGGCCCCAAGATTTCTCAGATGCCCTATACACATTTGACATCGGACAGAATGACCTTGCCTATGGTTTTGAACATACCTCAGAAGCAGAAACCCGAGAATCTATCCCCAGTATGCTAGACAAGCTTGGCGAAGCAATTCAT CAACTTTACAAGGCAGGGGCAAGAAACTTTTGGGTGCATAATACAGGCCCAATTGGTTGCTTGCCCTATAGTGTCATATACTATTTGCCCAAGCCTCGCAATTTGGACGGGAAAGGGTGCGTAGAGCCTCAGAACAAGGTAGCTCAGGAGTTCAATGAGCAGCTGAGGAGAAAGGTTCTCCAGCTCAGGGCCCAACTTCCAGCAGCAGCATTAACATACGTGGACATGTACTCTGCTAAATACTCGCTAATCAGCAATGCGAAAAAATTAG GTTTTGAGGATCCTTCGCAATTCTGCTGTGGCAGTTATTACGGTTATCACATTGGTTGTGGAGAGAAAGCAATAGTAAATGGAACTGTGTACGGTAATCCCTGTCCTAATCCATCTGAGCATATTAGCTGGGATGGCATACATTACTCTGAGGCTGCCAACGCTCTGCTTGCGAAAACTGTTCTTGATGGCTCTCTAGCGGACCCGAAAGTTTCAGTTGGAGAGGCTTGCCACAGTTCCATgacataa
- the LOC113723107 gene encoding protein KINESIN LIGHT CHAIN-RELATED 2-like: MIHFVMEEVSSREFTGPYVPHKEIFAQTSPRSPLSTHSPETDSIDLAIEGAVDTSIEELYNNVCEMQSSDQSPSRLSYLSYGEESRIDSELRYLAGGDYGEAEITKEKNEAGENSSEELKGFKDDTTDQPFSSGQAKNSDTPKKAGLKSKSFNGIPRAGTGRRSLKSSKKPNAMSPAKIERNSPLAGVKKQNGAEDSSEAAYLGPYVLKQARDLIASGDNLHKALELALRAMNLLETSASGKPNLEFVMCLHVVAALYCRLGRYSDAVPLLEKSIEIPVMDLGQNHSLAKFAGCMQLGDTYAMTGQIENSILFYAAGLEIQRQVLGDKDPRFGETCRYVAEAHVQAMQFDEAEKLCQMALEIHRESISPASPEEAADRRLLGLICDSKRDHEAALEHYVLASMAMAANGQEADVAAIDCNIGDAYLSLVRYDEAIFSYQKALTIFKSTKGDNHPSVASVYVRLADLHNKIGKFSECRSYCENALRIFNKPIPGSSPEEIASGLVDVSAIYESMSETDQALKLLQTAIKVYGNAPGQQSTIAGIEAQIGVLYYILGSYSDSYNSLKNAITKFRAVGEKKNALFGVALNQMGLACVQLYAINEAAELFEEARSILEAECGPYHADTLGVYSNLAGTYDAMGRTVDAIEILEYVVGLREERLGTANPDVIDEKRRLAELLREAGKVRNKESRSLETLLDKHGSIITKPEITVL; the protein is encoded by the exons ATGATTCATTTCGTCATGGAGGAAGTAAGTTCCAGAGAATTCACGGGACCCTACGTACCCCATAAAGAAATTTTCGCGCAGACGTCTCCCAGAAGTCCATTGAGTACTCACAGTCCCGAGACTGACTCTATTGATCTAGCCATAGAAGGAGCTGTTGACACATCCATTGAGGAACTTTATAATAATGTCTGCGAGATGCAGAGCTCCGACCAATCGCCATCAAGGCTCAGCTATTTATCATATGGCGAGGAATCAAGAATCGATTCCGAATTGAGGTATCTTGCTGGAGGAGATTATGGAGAGGCGGAGATCACAAAAGAGAAGAACGAAGCAGGGGAAAATAGTTCTGAGGAACTCAAAGGATTTAAAGATGACACAACTGACCAGCCCTTTTCTTCAGGACAAGCCAAAAACTCCGACACACCTAAGAAAGCAGGCTTAAAGAGCAAATCTTTTAATGGCATCCCTCGTGCTGGCACTGGCAGACGTAGTTTGAAGAGTTCAAAGAAGCCAAACGCAATGTCCCCAGCCAAGATTGAAAGGAATTCCCCTTTAGCTGGAGTCAAAAAGCAGAACGGAGCTGAGGATTCATCTGAGGCAGCATACCTTGGGCCATATGTACTTAAACAGGCCAGGGATTTGATTGCATCCGGGGATAATCTTCATAAAGCTCTTGAATTGGCTTTACGAGCCATGAATCTGTTGGAGACATCTGCGAGTGGAAAGCCTAATTTGGAATTCGTGATGTGCTTGCATGTTGTTGCAGCACTGTACTGCAGATTAGGCAGATACAGTGATGCAGTTCCTCTCCTTGAGAAGTCAATTGAAATACCCGTCATGGACTTGGGCCAAAACCACTCGCTTGCCAAATTCGCAGGATGCATGCAACTCGGTGATACATATGCAATGACGGGCCAGATTGAGAACTCAATTCTTTTCTACGCTGCAGGTTTGGAGATCCAGAGACAGGTTCTTGGCGATAAAGATCCTAGATTTGGTGAGACTTGCAGGTATGTAGCTGAAGCCCATGTTCAAGCTATGCAATTTGATGAGGCTGAGAAGCTTTGTCAGATGGCCCTGGAAATCCATAGGGAGAGCATCTCACCTGCTTCTCCTGAAGAAGCAGCTGATAGGAGACTTTTAGGCCTTATTTGTGACTCCAAGAGGGATCACGAAGCTGCTCTTGAGCATTACGTTTTAGCAAGCATGGCCATGGCTGCAAATGGCCAGGAAGCAGATGTAGCTGCCATAGACTGCAACATTGGTGATGCATATTTGTCGCTGGTGCGGTATGATGAGGCCATTTTTTCTTATCAGAAAGCTCTAACTATTTTCAAGTCAACCAAAGGAGATAACCATCCATCAGTTGCTTCGGTCTACGTCCGTTTGGCTGATTTGCACAATAAGATAGGAAAATTCAGCGAATGCAGATCTTATTGTGAAAATGCATTGCGTATTTTCAATAAGCCAATCCCTGGTTCTTCCCCTGAAGAAATTGCGAGTGGCCTGGTTGATGTTTCTGCTATTTATGAATCCATGAGTGAAACTGACCAGGCACTTAAGTTACTCCAAACGGCCATCAAAGTGTACGGGAATGCACCAGGCCAACAAAGCACAATTGCGGGTATTGAAGCCCAGATAGGGGTTTTGTACTATATCCTGGGGAGTTATTCTGACTCTTACAACTCCTTAAAGAACGCAATTACCAAATTTCGTGCTGTTggagagaagaaaaatgcactttttggTGTGGCTCTGAACCAAATGGGACTTGCATGCGTGCAACTCTATGCAATAAATGAAGCTGCAGAATTGTTTGAAGAAGCAAGGAGCATCTTGGAGGCTGAATGCGGGCCGTATCATGCTGACACATTGGGGGTCTACAGCAATCTTGCGGGTACTTATGATGCCATGGGCAG GACCGTTGATGCAATTGAGATCTTGGAGTATGTAGTTGGGTTGAGAGAGGAGAGGCTTGGGACAGCAAATCCAGATGTAATTGATGAGAAGCGGAGGCTGGCCGAGTTATTGAGAGAGGCAGGGAAAGTGAGGAACAAGGAATCAAGGTCGCTGGAAACCCTCCTTGATAAACACGGCAGCATTATTACAAAACCCGAGATTACGGTATTGTGA